A DNA window from Deltaproteobacteria bacterium GWC2_65_14 contains the following coding sequences:
- a CDS encoding alanine transaminase, which produces MEEFPRIKRLPPYVLAVVTDLKAKLRKGGEDIIDLGMGNPDLPTPKHIVEKLVEAAKNPRNHRYSASRGIPKLRLAICNWYKRRFDVELDPDTEAIATIGAKEGLSHLVLAIMGPGDIALVPNPTYPIHAYSVVISNADVRSISLTSGEGDFLDRARRAMKTLWPKPKVMIISYPHNPTTEVVDLDFFKRVVAFAKEHEILIIHDLAYADLVFDGYKAPSILQVPGAKDVAVELYSMSKGYSMPGWRVGFVVGNKRMVGALTRIKSYLDYGMFQAIQIAATVALNGPYRVVDEAVEVYRKRRDCLVDGFARIGWEFPKPKGTMFVWAPVPEPFRAMGSVEFSKLLLTKGKVAVSPGLGFGEHGEGFVRFALVENEHRIRQAIRGARAVLQAPVKGGAR; this is translated from the coding sequence GCATCAAACGGCTTCCCCCGTACGTTCTGGCCGTCGTCACCGACCTGAAGGCGAAGCTCCGCAAGGGGGGGGAGGACATCATCGACCTCGGGATGGGGAACCCTGACCTGCCCACCCCGAAGCATATCGTCGAGAAGCTGGTCGAGGCCGCGAAGAACCCCCGGAACCACCGGTATTCCGCCTCGCGGGGGATCCCGAAGCTTCGGCTCGCCATCTGCAACTGGTACAAACGGAGATTCGACGTGGAGCTCGACCCCGACACCGAGGCGATCGCCACCATCGGGGCCAAGGAGGGGCTGTCGCACCTGGTCCTGGCGATCATGGGTCCGGGGGACATCGCGCTGGTCCCGAACCCCACCTACCCGATCCATGCCTACTCGGTGGTGATTTCGAACGCCGACGTCCGCTCGATCTCGCTCACCAGCGGGGAGGGGGATTTCCTCGACAGGGCCCGCAGGGCGATGAAGACGCTGTGGCCGAAGCCCAAGGTGATGATTATCTCCTATCCGCACAACCCGACCACCGAGGTGGTCGACCTCGATTTCTTCAAGCGGGTGGTCGCCTTCGCGAAGGAGCACGAGATCCTGATCATCCACGACCTCGCCTACGCGGACCTCGTGTTCGACGGGTACAAGGCGCCTTCCATCCTGCAGGTTCCGGGCGCCAAGGATGTCGCGGTGGAGCTCTACTCGATGTCGAAGGGATACTCGATGCCCGGATGGAGGGTCGGGTTCGTGGTCGGAAACAAGCGGATGGTCGGAGCGCTCACCCGGATCAAGTCGTATCTCGACTACGGGATGTTCCAGGCGATCCAGATCGCCGCCACCGTGGCGCTGAACGGCCCCTACCGGGTCGTCGACGAGGCCGTCGAGGTGTACCGGAAGCGGCGGGACTGCCTCGTGGACGGGTTCGCCCGCATCGGGTGGGAGTTTCCGAAACCGAAGGGGACGATGTTCGTGTGGGCGCCGGTCCCGGAACCGTTCCGGGCAATGGGGTCGGTCGAGTTCTCCAAGCTGCTGCTGACCAAGGGGAAGGTGGCCGTATCCCCGGGATTAGGATTCGGGGAGCACGGGGAGGGGTTCGTCCGGTTCGCCCTGGTCGAGAACGAGCACAGGATCCGCCAGGCGATCCGGGGAGCGAGGGCGGTGCTCCAGGCGCCGGTGAAGGGCGGGGCGCGATGA